A section of the Candidatus Nomurabacteria bacterium genome encodes:
- the trmD gene encoding tRNA (guanosine(37)-N1)-methyltransferase TrmD, producing MLTFHVVTLFPESLESYISSSILGRAIKNKKVRIKFYNPRDYVGVKNASGYKPVDARAYGGGPGMVLQAEPILRAIKKIKADKPKIIIFSPAGRQFNNQEGIKMAKKYNDIVLICGRYEGVDARVKKILKAEEISVGPYILTGGELAALILMDTTARQVEGVLGKFASLEEGRISSSEVYTRPEVLRHRGKNYRVPSVLLSGNHKEIDRWRIKKDI from the coding sequence ATGCTTACCTTTCATGTGGTTACTCTCTTTCCAGAAAGTTTGGAGTCATATATCTCCAGTTCGATTCTTGGGAGGGCGATAAAAAATAAAAAGGTTAGAATAAAATTCTACAACCCTAGAGATTATGTTGGGGTAAAAAATGCGAGTGGTTATAAACCAGTAGACGCGCGAGCCTACGGAGGCGGGCCGGGGATGGTTTTACAAGCGGAGCCAATTCTAAGAGCCATTAAAAAAATAAAAGCCGATAAGCCAAAGATTATTATTTTTTCTCCAGCTGGGAGACAATTCAATAATCAGGAGGGGATTAAAATGGCCAAAAAATATAATGACATCGTTCTGATTTGCGGTCGTTATGAAGGGGTGGATGCGCGGGTGAAAAAAATTTTAAAAGCCGAAGAGATTTCTGTTGGGCCGTACATTCTAACCGGCGGTGAATTGGCGGCATTAATTCTGATGGACACGACGGCACGACAAGTAGAGGGGGTTCTTGGTAAATTTGCCTCTCTGGAAGAGGGTCGGATTTCTAGTTCGGAAGTTTATACTCGGCCAGAAGTCTTGCGACACAGAGGAAAAAATTACCGAGTGCCGAGTGTACTTCTGTCAGGAAATCATAAGGAAATCGACCGATGGCGGATTAAGAAGGATATCTAG
- a CDS encoding KH domain-containing protein — protein MSEKYQDQEFLENLIKSLVDNPNDVKITRTVDEMGVLMTLDLNPADMGKIIGRMGNTAKAIRTLLRVVGMKHNARVNLKINEPEGSTRVARDITPTRSASQSVDDVMNDIKS, from the coding sequence ATGTCAGAAAAATATCAGGATCAGGAGTTTTTGGAAAATTTGATTAAGTCGTTGGTGGATAATCCAAATGATGTGAAGATTACGCGCACGGTGGATGAGATGGGGGTGTTGATGACCCTAGATTTGAATCCGGCCGACATGGGTAAAATTATTGGAAGAATGGGTAATACCGCGAAGGCGATTCGTACGCTACTCCGGGTGGTGGGAATGAAGCATAATGCTAGAGTTAATCTTAAGATTAACGAGCCAGAAGGTTCTACCCGTGTGGCTCGAGATATTACTCCCACCAGAAGCGCTTCACAGTCGGTGGATGATGTGATGAACGATATCAAGTCTTAG
- a CDS encoding DUF167 domain-containing protein: MYLKINVIAGAKRDKIEQVSADHFNITVRAKAEQNLANKSVVRLVAIHLNIPASRIRIVNGHHSPSKMLSVRESDGN; this comes from the coding sequence ATGTATCTCAAAATTAACGTCATCGCCGGAGCGAAGAGAGATAAGATTGAACAAGTATCAGCTGACCATTTCAATATCACCGTCCGGGCCAAAGCGGAGCAAAACTTGGCCAACAAAAGTGTCGTTCGATTAGTCGCGATTCATCTCAATATACCCGCGTCCAGAATCCGTATCGTCAACGGTCACCACTCTCCGAGCAAAATGTTGAGTGTGCGTGAAAGTGACGGTAATTAG
- the rpsP gene encoding 30S ribosomal protein S16, which translates to MLKIRLQRVGRKNDPSFRVVVMPKQKDSQSGKVVEILGSYSARQGKPQIKADRVKHWIAAGAQVSDTVHNLLINQKIIEGKKINVLPKRKPVEKIEEKVEAKTEEKREEVSAAESPVEAVPAN; encoded by the coding sequence ATGCTAAAGATTAGGTTACAACGAGTGGGGCGCAAGAATGACCCGTCTTTCCGGGTTGTTGTGATGCCTAAACAGAAGGATTCTCAAAGTGGTAAGGTGGTTGAAATTCTCGGCTCTTACAGTGCTCGGCAAGGGAAACCCCAAATCAAGGCCGATCGAGTGAAGCATTGGATTGCCGCTGGCGCACAGGTCTCGGACACTGTTCACAATCTTTTAATCAATCAGAAAATTATTGAAGGGAAGAAGATAAATGTTTTGCCGAAACGAAAGCCGGTTGAAAAAATAGAGGAGAAGGTTGAAGCTAAAACTGAAGAGAAGAGGGAAGAGGTGAGTGCGGCCGAATCTCCTGTTGAAGCTGTGCCGGCAAACTAG
- the rnr gene encoding ribonuclease R: MKYLEGNLRVSAKGIGYVSIDPAAGRNSPAVEIEQNFLNTALHGDLVKVSLHPTSPNEIPTGEVVEILERKRLDFVGILESDNGFYYLVPDDKRVYKDILVAPEKLNEAKAGDKVLVRIVEWHDPKKDPLGEVLTVIGQPGDHETEMRSIVYEKGFQLGFPDGVETEADQLKKQAETEMPEEIKKRRDLRDTLTITIDPFDAKDFDDAISFKKLPDGKIEVGIHIADVSHYLKPGSKLDNEARGRATSIYLVDRTIPMLPEVLSNDLCSLNPDEDKLTFSAIFTFDENLKITDKWFGRTVIHSNKRFTYEEVQEILTSKVGLYYDELSTLNKIAYHLRSEKLAAGAISFDRDEIKFVLDEDGRPVKVVRKPRTDSNMLVEDFMLLANKAVAEFVSNLVKEADHKFVYRIHDNPDRDKLKQLANFIGPFGYRIKFDTEKIDQRSINELLKSSRGTPEEVMIQTATMRSMSKAVYNMKNIGHYGLAFAHYTHFTSPIRRYPDVMVHRLLAIYLTGDKPSTEMLKDYEQLVIHATQMEIAASEAERDSIKYKQVEYLASRVGQTFDGVISGLAKWGIYVQENETLAEGMVRLLDLSDDYYMFDEAQYSMIGRNTGKRFRLGDRVRIKLLKADLREKMLDFVFV; the protein is encoded by the coding sequence ATGAAATATCTCGAAGGAAACCTCCGTGTCTCAGCGAAGGGAATTGGTTATGTCTCGATTGACCCAGCCGCTGGCCGGAATAGTCCAGCGGTAGAGATTGAACAAAACTTTCTCAATACCGCATTACACGGGGACCTAGTAAAAGTTTCACTTCACCCAACCAGCCCAAACGAAATTCCCACCGGCGAAGTAGTGGAAATTCTGGAACGCAAGAGATTAGACTTCGTGGGCATATTGGAGAGCGACAACGGTTTCTATTATCTCGTGCCGGACGACAAGAGAGTTTACAAAGATATCCTCGTCGCTCCTGAAAAATTGAACGAGGCCAAGGCTGGAGACAAGGTATTAGTCAGAATTGTCGAATGGCACGATCCGAAAAAAGATCCGCTTGGTGAAGTTTTGACCGTAATCGGCCAACCAGGTGATCACGAGACAGAAATGCGCTCGATTGTGTATGAGAAAGGGTTCCAGCTTGGCTTTCCCGACGGTGTGGAAACAGAGGCCGATCAGCTCAAGAAGCAAGCTGAAACAGAAATGCCCGAAGAGATAAAGAAGCGACGAGACCTGCGCGACACGCTCACGATTACGATTGATCCATTTGATGCAAAAGACTTCGACGACGCCATCTCGTTCAAGAAGTTACCAGATGGAAAAATTGAAGTGGGGATACACATTGCGGACGTGTCCCATTATCTGAAACCAGGCAGTAAGCTGGACAACGAAGCTCGAGGTCGCGCCACTTCTATCTACCTTGTTGATCGGACAATTCCAATGTTGCCAGAAGTTCTCTCCAACGATTTGTGCAGTTTGAATCCAGATGAAGACAAACTAACCTTCTCGGCCATTTTTACTTTCGATGAAAACCTTAAGATTACGGACAAGTGGTTCGGTCGAACAGTAATCCACTCCAACAAACGATTCACCTACGAAGAGGTTCAAGAAATTCTGACATCAAAAGTTGGTCTCTACTATGATGAGCTAAGCACCCTAAACAAGATTGCCTATCATCTTCGGTCAGAAAAGCTGGCAGCAGGGGCAATCTCTTTTGACCGAGATGAAATCAAGTTTGTGTTGGATGAAGACGGGCGACCAGTCAAGGTGGTTCGCAAACCACGAACCGATTCAAATATGCTGGTAGAAGACTTCATGCTTCTCGCCAACAAGGCGGTGGCCGAGTTTGTCTCCAACCTGGTAAAAGAAGCCGATCACAAATTTGTCTACCGAATTCACGACAACCCTGACCGGGATAAACTTAAACAACTCGCCAATTTCATCGGACCATTTGGTTATCGAATAAAGTTTGATACAGAGAAAATCGACCAGCGTAGCATTAATGAACTACTGAAATCTTCTCGTGGTACGCCGGAAGAAGTGATGATCCAGACCGCCACCATGCGGAGCATGTCTAAGGCTGTTTATAATATGAAAAATATCGGACACTACGGCCTCGCCTTTGCCCACTATACCCATTTCACATCGCCAATTCGTCGCTATCCTGATGTAATGGTTCACCGCTTGCTGGCAATTTACCTGACCGGAGATAAACCGAGCACAGAAATGCTGAAAGATTACGAGCAATTGGTAATCCACGCCACGCAAATGGAAATCGCCGCCTCCGAGGCTGAACGTGATTCTATTAAATATAAACAGGTAGAATATCTCGCTTCACGTGTCGGTCAAACCTTCGACGGCGTGATCTCTGGTCTCGCCAAGTGGGGCATCTATGTCCAGGAGAACGAAACTCTGGCTGAGGGAATGGTACGACTTCTCGATCTTTCAGACGATTACTATATGTTTGATGAAGCGCAATACTCCATGATTGGCAGAAACACCGGTAAGCGTTTCCGTCTTGGCGACAGAGTGAGGATAAAACTCCTCAAAGCCGACTTACGTGAGAAAATGCTCGATTTCGTCTTCGTGTAA
- the rpoC gene encoding DNA-directed RNA polymerase subunit beta', translating to MITPKRNETELDFNAISLRLASPERIREWSRGEVTKPETINYRTGRSERGGLFDERIFGPERDYECYCGKYRRIRYKDIVCERCGVEVTNSIVRRERMGHIELASPVSHIWFVRAIPSRLGLFLNLSMTDLEKVVYFAGYIVTKVNVEDKAKLLKDIDQEYKQRLKTLQDDRSKEALKEQMQNAKNSLENLTVGRVLDEVAYHRLSLKYGSVFEAEIGAEALYNICCNADLGKLLIEVEGELAEASALERVRIQKRYNLIKSMKRAGLRPEWMFLMAVPVIPPDLRPMVALDGGRHATSDVNDLYRRVINRNNRLRKLKELSAPEVILRNEKRILQEAVDALIDNSIRRGQGAGAVNPAQRRPLKSLSDSLRGKQGRFRQNLLGKRVDYSGRSVIVVGPDLKLSECGLPKHIALELFRPFVIAKILEREFAFNIRGAGRLISDQVPEVWAILEEVIKDKYVLLNRAPTLHRLGIQAFRPILIEGNSIQVHPLVCSAFNADFDGDMMAVHIPLSVPAQREARELMAANKNILKPGNGSPVINLKLDIVLGCYWVTKFRDETEEAVQFFGSPEEAITAYNFDAINIREKIKVLIKDEMLETSVGRILFNRNLPGDLPFLNKEVTGKEISTIMDRLISERTIDEVSNILDRLKDFGFHYATISGTTWGLDDIQVPEAKAGIVDGARVEAAALEDKYNEGLLSSNEKYLLTLKIWNTTKNKIEKVLIDGLNKEGSVFHMLTSGARGSTSQISQMSGMKGLIINPAGERIAFPIISSYKEGLTPLEYFITTHGSRKTLTDTALNTAKAGYLTRRLVYVAEDIRITEIDCGDTDGKLISTSQTSGFNRGIAHLIWGRVLARDLKTKEGKVLFKKGHLILREEAQVAEKEGVEEAQIRTLLTCQSKEGVCQQCYGKDLGRGRLVEIGEPVGIVAAQAIGEPGTQLTMRTKHSGGVDVGGDIVGGLPRVEEIFERRSPKNPALVSTVDGTVLEVKKDHKQITITILAAPGTKLAKGKSENVEFIVPLLREVLVKKGDDVKRGQLLTDGPADLQEMFRFSGKAETEEYIIDEISKIYELQGASISRKHIELIIRQMFSRRKIKQTGSSNFDQGEIVENHDLLDSNAVGKKKNAEEATAETVLLGISEVSLNTGSFVSAVAFGQPTRVLIRTAVKGGVAKLRGLKENVIVGRLIPAGTGLRPDFWKRNNGDTIA from the coding sequence ATGATTACTCCAAAAAGAAACGAAACGGAATTGGATTTTAACGCAATCAGTTTGCGTTTGGCCAGTCCAGAACGAATTCGTGAGTGGTCACGTGGCGAGGTTACGAAACCGGAGACAATAAATTATCGAACTGGTCGTAGCGAGCGAGGTGGCCTTTTTGACGAGCGTATTTTCGGGCCAGAACGTGATTATGAATGTTACTGTGGCAAGTATCGCCGAATTCGCTACAAAGATATTGTCTGCGAGCGTTGTGGCGTAGAGGTTACCAACTCAATTGTTCGCCGTGAACGAATGGGGCATATTGAGTTGGCTTCACCCGTCTCTCACATCTGGTTCGTGCGGGCAATACCCTCTCGTCTCGGGCTCTTTCTCAATCTCTCAATGACCGATTTGGAGAAGGTTGTTTATTTTGCCGGCTACATTGTGACCAAAGTAAACGTTGAAGATAAGGCGAAATTGCTCAAGGATATTGATCAAGAGTACAAACAACGATTGAAAACGCTGCAAGATGACCGAAGTAAGGAAGCACTGAAAGAACAAATGCAGAACGCGAAGAATAGTCTGGAAAACTTAACTGTCGGTCGGGTCTTGGATGAGGTTGCTTATCATCGTTTGTCGTTAAAATATGGTTCGGTTTTTGAGGCCGAGATTGGGGCCGAAGCGCTCTATAACATTTGTTGCAATGCTGACTTGGGTAAACTTTTGATTGAAGTAGAAGGTGAGTTAGCTGAAGCAAGCGCACTGGAACGTGTTCGGATTCAGAAACGCTACAATCTAATTAAATCAATGAAACGTGCGGGTCTACGCCCGGAGTGGATGTTCCTAATGGCGGTGCCCGTTATCCCACCAGACTTACGACCGATGGTGGCGCTTGACGGTGGACGACACGCGACAAGTGATGTAAACGATCTTTATCGCCGGGTGATTAACCGCAATAATCGTCTAAGGAAGCTCAAGGAATTAAGCGCACCAGAAGTCATCTTGCGTAATGAGAAGAGAATTCTTCAAGAAGCAGTTGATGCATTAATCGATAATTCTATTCGTCGTGGTCAGGGTGCCGGTGCGGTTAATCCAGCCCAGCGTCGACCACTTAAATCACTTTCCGACTCACTTCGCGGTAAACAAGGGCGTTTCCGTCAGAATCTATTGGGTAAGCGGGTAGATTACTCCGGTCGCTCGGTTATTGTTGTCGGCCCAGATTTGAAGCTTTCTGAATGTGGTTTACCAAAACATATCGCATTGGAACTTTTTCGGCCGTTTGTAATCGCAAAAATTCTCGAAAGAGAGTTTGCCTTCAATATTCGCGGTGCTGGACGTCTAATCAGTGACCAGGTACCAGAAGTCTGGGCCATTCTCGAAGAAGTGATTAAAGACAAATATGTCCTCTTGAATCGTGCTCCAACTCTACACCGTCTTGGTATCCAAGCTTTTCGTCCGATTTTGATTGAGGGTAATTCCATTCAAGTTCATCCGCTGGTTTGTTCTGCTTTCAATGCTGACTTCGACGGTGACATGATGGCCGTACACATCCCACTTTCTGTTCCCGCCCAGAGAGAAGCAAGAGAATTAATGGCGGCCAACAAAAATATTCTTAAACCAGGGAATGGCAGTCCAGTTATAAACCTTAAACTGGATATTGTGCTTGGTTGTTACTGGGTAACGAAGTTTCGTGACGAGACCGAGGAGGCCGTTCAGTTTTTTGGTAGTCCGGAGGAGGCAATCACCGCCTACAATTTCGACGCCATTAACATTCGAGAAAAGATTAAGGTTCTAATAAAAGACGAGATGCTTGAAACTTCGGTTGGGCGCATTCTCTTTAATCGTAATCTGCCGGGTGATTTGCCTTTTCTGAATAAAGAAGTTACTGGCAAGGAAATTAGCACGATAATGGATCGCCTAATAAGTGAGCGCACAATTGACGAGGTGAGTAATATCCTCGATCGTCTGAAAGATTTTGGCTTTCATTACGCTACTATTTCTGGAACGACTTGGGGACTAGACGATATTCAGGTTCCAGAAGCAAAGGCGGGGATCGTCGACGGGGCGAGGGTTGAGGCAGCGGCATTGGAAGATAAATATAACGAAGGTCTACTCTCTAGCAACGAAAAGTATCTTCTAACACTGAAGATCTGGAACACAACAAAAAATAAAATTGAGAAGGTTCTCATTGACGGCTTGAATAAGGAAGGCTCAGTTTTTCACATGCTTACATCCGGGGCACGCGGTTCCACGAGTCAAATTAGTCAGATGTCTGGTATGAAGGGCTTGATTATTAACCCCGCCGGTGAACGCATTGCCTTCCCGATTATTTCGTCTTACAAAGAAGGTCTCACTCCTCTTGAGTACTTTATTACAACGCACGGTTCTCGTAAAACTCTCACCGATACGGCGCTCAATACAGCTAAGGCTGGTTACCTTACGCGGCGTTTGGTTTATGTCGCTGAGGATATAAGAATCACCGAGATTGATTGCGGTGACACTGATGGTAAATTAATTTCGACATCCCAGACATCTGGTTTCAACCGTGGTATTGCCCACTTGATTTGGGGTCGTGTCCTTGCGCGGGATCTTAAAACAAAGGAGGGTAAGGTCTTGTTCAAAAAAGGCCACCTCATTCTTCGTGAAGAGGCGCAGGTGGCAGAAAAAGAGGGCGTGGAGGAAGCACAAATTAGGACCCTACTTACTTGTCAGTCGAAAGAGGGTGTGTGTCAGCAATGTTACGGCAAGGACTTAGGACGGGGTCGTTTGGTGGAAATTGGCGAACCAGTTGGTATTGTGGCGGCCCAAGCAATCGGTGAGCCGGGGACTCAGCTGACAATGCGCACAAAGCACTCTGGTGGTGTCGATGTTGGAGGTGACATTGTGGGTGGTTTGCCACGGGTGGAAGAAATTTTTGAAAGACGCAGTCCCAAGAATCCCGCGCTTGTCTCGACTGTAGATGGAACAGTTTTGGAAGTGAAGAAAGATCATAAACAAATAACCATCACAATCCTTGCGGCACCAGGGACGAAGCTGGCCAAGGGCAAGAGTGAGAATGTAGAATTTATTGTGCCACTTTTGCGCGAGGTTCTAGTGAAGAAGGGTGACGACGTGAAGCGAGGTCAACTTCTAACGGACGGTCCAGCTGATCTACAGGAGATGTTTCGTTTTAGTGGCAAGGCAGAAACAGAGGAGTATATCATCGATGAGATTAGCAAGATCTATGAGTTACAAGGTGCTTCCATTTCCCGCAAACACATTGAATTGATTATCCGGCAGATGTTTTCTCGTCGAAAAATTAAACAAACTGGTAGTAGCAACTTTGATCAGGGGGAGATTGTGGAGAATCACGATCTGCTTGACTCAAACGCTGTGGGTAAAAAGAAGAATGCTGAAGAAGCAACGGCTGAAACGGTGTTGCTTGGTATCTCGGAGGTTTCCCTCAATACCGGGAGCTTCGTCTCTGCGGTGGCGTTCGGTCAGCCTACACGAGTGCTTATTCGTACGGCGGTGAAGGGGGGCGTGGCTAAACTTCGAGGTCTAAAGGAGAATGTGATAGTTGGACGCCTAATTCCAGCCGGCACTGGTCTTCGACCTGATTTCTGGAAAAGAAATAACGGAGACACGATCGCTTAA
- a CDS encoding CRISPR-associated endonuclease Cas1: MSVTAHNHRSGRIIRQQVSYANSLTALKSARELITTKITNSQRLIGAYLSSRQKAGHNQVEILTSTTNRLANLVARCAVADDRSTIFQLEAQAARFYWRAFGLISHQKLDWKRVHPHATDPLNVLLNFRKILALLNSRYQTYFWYKGRCEKLENIIKFEAIKLRQAILKNEIWKPYLHQWDHHHPCH; encoded by the coding sequence ATGTCTGTCACCGCTCACAATCACCGCAGTGGTCGCATTATTCGCCAACAGGTATCCTACGCCAACAGTTTGACAGCGCTAAAAAGTGCCCGTGAACTTATCACCACGAAAATTACCAACAGCCAACGTTTGATTGGCGCTTATCTTTCCAGTCGACAAAAAGCTGGTCACAATCAAGTAGAAATTCTAACCTCCACAACTAATCGTCTGGCTAATTTGGTCGCCCGTTGTGCTGTAGCAGATGACAGGTCAACAATTTTCCAACTTGAGGCTCAGGCGGCACGGTTTTATTGGCGGGCCTTCGGGCTGATATCACACCAAAAATTAGACTGGAAACGCGTTCATCCACATGCCACCGACCCACTTAATGTCCTGCTCAATTTTCGAAAAATTCTGGCTTTGTTAAACAGCCGTTATCAAACTTACTTCTGGTATAAGGGCCGATGTGAGAAATTAGAGAATATCATCAAATTTGAGGCGATTAAATTACGCCAAGCAATTTTAAAAAATGAAATCTGGAAACCATATCTCCACCAGTGGGATCACCACCACCCATGTCATTAA
- a CDS encoding DNA-directed RNA polymerase subunit beta, whose amino-acid sequence MRKKYFARYQEPLTELPDLVGMQKTSYDWLLSDGLKDIFKEFSPIKDYSEKKFELEFTGFQLEQPKFDEHYAKANQLSYEAALKIKVKLKNKIINEEKEQELFLADMPLMTPHGTFVVNANERVVVTQLARSFGIFFTKNELRGKRYFGAKVIPALGAWIELETEADDTIYVRIDRKRKFPFISLLRVLADLEGKQITDGEIVNLFATVTSESEVDYVKTSLAKDHAKTADDSYLEIYKRLRDSDLATPQNAREFLTGLFSRERYDISEVGRLRFNTRFGRQALEGNEYERRLSSDDLVQIVSHVIKLNNDHAAEADDIDHLGLRRIRSVGEMLQQKLRVGMLQMRRNIQDRMSTVDSSTTMPIQFINPRPLQAKIKEFFTTNQLAQFMDQKNILSEVEHLRTLSALGPGGLTRKRSGLEVRDVHPSHYGRVCPIHTPEGPNIGLILHLSNYARVNRFGVIETPYRKVDGGVVLDELVYLNALDEEKMVIAHGATQLDEKKSIVNKIVDVRVHGQPTTASREKVTLFEVSPYQPFSVSTSIIPFLEHDDANRALMGSNMQKQAIPCVIPETSLVATGIEDRVARDSGRLVLSALAGTVTGLDGREIVVTNEAGEKTSHRLANFVKTNNNTVFHQRPLVSLGDKVKKGQVLADTSSSVGGQLALGQNALVAFMSLDGANYEDAIIISERLVRESKFTSIHIEEFTVNVRDTKLGPEVTTHDIPNVGETKLRNLDEEGIIRIGAEVGPGDILVGKITPKGETELTPEERLLRSIFGEKSRDVKDTSLRLPNGKKGKAISVKVFSREKGDKLESGITKRIHIEVAELRNVSVGDKLAGRHGNKGVVSRVLPIEDMPHMADGTPIDIVLTPLGVPSRMNLGQIFEMHLGLAAHTLNYQAITPPFTGATAQEVREELKAAGFPESGKVKLFDGKTGKAFDQDVAIGYMCILKLDHMVEDKVHMRSIGPYSLITQQPLGGKAQRGGQRFGEMEVWALEGYGAAYILQEMMTIKSDDIVGRSQAFDSIVKGREIGLPNLPASFNVMLNELRGLALDVELKKVN is encoded by the coding sequence ATGCGTAAAAAATATTTTGCCCGCTATCAAGAACCGCTAACAGAATTGCCCGACCTCGTCGGTATGCAGAAAACTTCCTATGATTGGCTTCTGAGCGACGGACTCAAGGATATTTTTAAAGAATTTTCACCAATTAAAGACTACTCGGAGAAAAAATTTGAATTGGAATTCACCGGTTTCCAATTAGAACAACCAAAGTTTGATGAACATTACGCCAAGGCGAACCAGCTTTCTTACGAGGCAGCGCTCAAGATTAAGGTTAAGCTGAAGAACAAAATTATTAATGAGGAAAAAGAACAAGAGCTTTTCCTCGCCGATATGCCACTAATGACTCCGCACGGCACTTTCGTGGTTAATGCCAACGAACGGGTGGTTGTTACTCAATTGGCGCGCAGTTTCGGTATCTTCTTTACCAAGAACGAACTTCGGGGCAAACGCTATTTTGGCGCGAAGGTTATTCCTGCTCTCGGTGCCTGGATTGAATTAGAGACGGAAGCCGATGATACGATTTATGTTCGGATTGATCGTAAGCGAAAGTTTCCGTTCATTTCTCTGCTCCGTGTCTTGGCGGATCTCGAGGGGAAGCAGATTACTGATGGGGAGATCGTAAACTTGTTCGCCACTGTTACAAGCGAAAGCGAGGTTGATTATGTTAAGACTTCTTTAGCAAAAGACCACGCCAAAACGGCCGATGATTCTTATCTTGAGATTTATAAACGATTACGAGACAGTGATCTCGCTACCCCCCAGAATGCTCGAGAATTTTTGACCGGACTTTTCTCCCGCGAACGTTATGACATTTCTGAAGTTGGGCGTCTTCGTTTCAACACCCGATTTGGTAGACAGGCTTTAGAAGGAAATGAATACGAACGCCGACTATCCAGCGACGATCTCGTGCAGATCGTGAGTCATGTCATCAAACTTAATAATGATCATGCCGCGGAGGCAGACGATATTGATCACCTCGGTTTACGGCGTATTCGCTCGGTGGGGGAAATGCTTCAACAGAAATTGCGCGTCGGGATGCTTCAGATGCGTCGAAATATTCAAGATCGTATGTCCACAGTTGATTCTTCTACTACCATGCCGATCCAGTTTATTAATCCACGACCACTACAGGCCAAGATTAAAGAATTCTTCACGACCAACCAGCTGGCGCAATTTATGGATCAGAAGAATATCTTGAGTGAGGTGGAGCATTTGCGTACCTTATCAGCTCTCGGCCCTGGCGGTCTCACGCGTAAGCGTTCTGGTCTAGAGGTCCGAGACGTTCACCCGTCCCATTACGGTCGGGTTTGTCCAATTCATACCCCGGAGGGACCAAACATCGGTTTGATCCTACACTTATCTAACTACGCACGGGTTAATCGTTTCGGTGTGATTGAGACACCTTATCGTAAGGTCGATGGTGGTGTTGTGCTTGATGAGCTGGTCTATCTGAATGCTTTAGACGAAGAGAAGATGGTTATCGCTCACGGCGCAACGCAGTTAGATGAAAAGAAGTCTATCGTCAACAAGATCGTGGATGTTCGCGTTCATGGTCAACCGACAACAGCTTCACGCGAAAAAGTGACCTTGTTTGAAGTCTCGCCCTATCAGCCTTTCTCTGTTTCTACCTCAATTATTCCATTTTTGGAACATGATGATGCCAATCGCGCGTTGATGGGTTCCAACATGCAAAAACAGGCAATCCCTTGCGTGATTCCGGAAACATCACTTGTGGCCACAGGTATTGAAGATCGCGTGGCCCGTGATTCCGGACGGCTAGTGCTTAGTGCTCTGGCGGGGACGGTTACAGGGCTTGATGGGCGCGAGATTGTGGTGACGAACGAAGCGGGTGAGAAAACTTCACATCGACTCGCCAACTTTGTTAAAACTAATAACAACACTGTTTTCCACCAGCGACCGCTCGTTTCGCTTGGCGACAAGGTAAAGAAGGGGCAAGTTTTGGCTGACACTTCATCTTCTGTTGGCGGTCAGTTGGCTCTGGGTCAGAATGCTCTGGTTGCGTTTATGTCACTTGATGGCGCGAACTACGAAGACGCGATTATTATTTCTGAAAGATTGGTGCGGGAGAGCAAGTTTACAAGTATTCATATTGAAGAGTTTACGGTGAATGTCCGGGACACAAAGCTTGGACCAGAAGTGACAACCCACGATATTCCAAATGTCGGTGAGACGAAACTTCGCAATTTAGATGAAGAGGGTATTATCCGGATTGGCGCGGAGGTGGGTCCCGGCGACATTTTGGTTGGTAAGATTACACCAAAAGGTGAAACCGAGTTAACGCCGGAGGAGCGCTTACTTCGCTCCATCTTTGGCGAGAAATCGCGAGATGTGAAGGATACTTCACTTCGTTTGCCAAATGGTAAAAAAGGTAAAGCGATCTCAGTGAAAGTCTTCTCTCGGGAGAAGGGTGACAAACTAGAGTCCGGTATTACCAAGAGAATTCACATTGAGGTGGCTGAATTGCGTAATGTTTCGGTTGGAGACAAACTTGCTGGTCGGCACGGTAACAAGGGCGTTGTTTCTCGGGTCTTGCCTATTGAGGACATGCCTCACATGGCTGACGGAACACCGATCGATATTGTGCTCACTCCCCTTGGTGTGCCGAGCCGAATGAACCTGGGCCAAATCTTTGAAATGCATCTTGGGCTGGCGGCGCATACACTTAATTATCAAGCAATTACACCACCGTTTACTGGGGCAACGGCGCAAGAAGTGAGAGAGGAGTTGAAGGCGGCCGGCTTCCCTGAAAGTGGTAAGGTCAAATTGTTTGACGGCAAGACGGGTAAGGCATTTGATCAAGATGTGGCCATTGGTTACATGTGTATCTTGAAGCTTGATCACATGGTGGAAGACAAGGTCCACATGCGTTCAATTGGACCATATTCTTTGATTACGCAGCAACCACTTGGTGGTAAGGCGCAACGTGGTGGCCAGCGTTTCGGCGAAATGGAAGTCTGGGCTTTGGAGGGATATGGTGCGGCCTACATTCTGCAGGAGATGATGACCATTAAATCGGATGACATTGTGGGTCGTTCACAGGCTTTTGATTCAATCGTGAAAGGGAGGGAGATTGGTTTACCTAATTTACCAGCCTCTTTCAATGTGATGCTAAACGAGCTTCGGGGTTTGGCACTCGATGTAGAACTTAAAAAAGTTAACTAA